In Hamadaea flava, a genomic segment contains:
- the sigJ gene encoding RNA polymerase sigma factor SigJ: MNDTEWLADEFEGHRSHLRAVAYRMLGSLTEADDAVQEAWIRLNRSDAAEVRNLGGWLTTVVGRVCLDMLRSRTSRREEPLDVHVPDPIVAPADGVDPEQEAMLADSVGLALQVVLDTLTPAERLAFVLHDMFALPFDDIAPIVGRAPGATRQLASRARRRIQGGAPAPDRDLARQREVVEAFLAASRGGDFEALVALLDPDVVLRADYGAAPFDVARLVRGAEAVARQALMFSKMAQYARPALVNGAMGVINIPPSGQLYGVMGMTVVDGRIVAIDILADPERLASLDVSDFIADLPD, from the coding sequence ATGAACGACACCGAATGGCTCGCCGACGAATTCGAGGGGCACCGCTCGCACCTCCGCGCGGTCGCGTACCGGATGCTGGGGTCGCTGACCGAGGCCGACGACGCTGTTCAGGAAGCCTGGATCCGGCTCAACCGGTCCGACGCCGCCGAGGTACGCAATCTGGGCGGCTGGCTGACCACCGTGGTCGGCCGAGTGTGCCTGGACATGCTGCGCTCGCGTACCTCCCGCCGGGAGGAGCCGCTGGACGTGCACGTGCCCGATCCGATCGTGGCCCCGGCCGACGGCGTCGACCCGGAGCAGGAGGCGATGCTCGCCGACTCGGTCGGGCTGGCCCTGCAGGTCGTGCTCGACACCCTCACCCCGGCCGAGCGGTTGGCCTTCGTGCTGCACGACATGTTCGCGCTGCCGTTCGACGACATCGCCCCGATCGTCGGCCGGGCGCCGGGCGCGACGCGGCAGCTCGCCAGCCGCGCCCGACGGCGGATCCAGGGTGGCGCCCCGGCTCCCGACCGCGACCTGGCCCGGCAGCGGGAGGTGGTCGAGGCGTTCCTCGCGGCCTCGCGGGGTGGCGACTTCGAGGCGCTGGTGGCGCTGCTCGACCCCGACGTGGTGCTCCGGGCGGACTACGGCGCGGCCCCGTTCGACGTGGCCCGGCTCGTGCGCGGGGCCGAGGCGGTCGCCCGCCAGGCGCTCATGTTCTCGAAGATGGCCCAGTACGCCCGCCCGGCGCTGGTCAACGGCGCGATGGGCGTGATCAACATCCCGCCGTCCGGCCAGCTCTACGGGGTCATGGGGATGACCGTCGTCGACGGGCGGATCGTCGCGATCGACATCCTCGCCGACCCCGAGCGGCTGGCGAGCCTCGACGTCTCCGACTTCATCGCCGATCTTCCGGACTGA